The Paenibacillus sp. FSL R7-0345 DNA segment GACCGCGAACCCGCATTTGACCTGGGAAGGCTTTGTGTGCGGATTTGTAGTAACAACCGCGGTTTCCTATCTTATCTATCCGTACCTGACCCCGCTCACTCCGCTGTTCGGGCTGCTGTCGGGAGTATTAATCAGCCTGAGCGGATATTTCGGCAGCCTGACTGTCTCTGTATTAAAGCGCGACCTGCTGATCGGGGACGATGACAAATTCGCTGCCCTGCAAAAAAGCTACCTGAGCCGGGTCGACAGCCTGGCGTACACCTCACCGATCTTTTTCCACGTCATCCGGTATTTCTTTGATTTCATGTAGCTGGCCGTGCGATAGGCATTCCTTTCAAGGGGATGTCTATTTTTTTGCAAAATAAAACGGATGACCTGCAGGGTTTAGAAAAGAGCCTTCGTCTATAACGGTGGGAAGGGGGAGAGGACTCATTGATGAGGAACGTTTGATCAAACAGATTTTACAGGGCGACCATGCCAAGTTCCGCTGTCTTATCGACAGTTACGGGCGGCACATCTACCAGGTAACCTATTCTGTGCTTCATCAGGCCCAGGATGCCGAGGATGCTGCCCAGGAGGCTTTTGTCCAAATTTACAGATCTCTCCCCCAGTACCGTTCAGAAGGCTTCAAGACATGGATCACCCGCATCGCCCTGCATAAAGCAATCGATATCAAACGCAAGCTGGAGCGCCGGAAGGCAGAGGCTAATAACAGCGGGGATATCATCCTGCAGATCGCTGACCATCAGTCAGACATTGTCCGCCAGCTGCTGAAGAAGGAGGAGAAGGAGCTTTTGCGGCAAAATATATTGTCCCTCCCCCGCCAGCACCGCGATATTATTGTTGATTTCTATTTAAAAGAAGAAAATTATGAGCAGATTGCCCTGAAGTCGCAGATTTCGGTAAGGACGGTGGAGTCAAGGCTGTACAGGGCCCGGCAATGGATCAGAACACACTGGAAGGAGAGCCCGCAGGATGAATAAACCTGATCAGCATGAATGGATACGTTATGTACAGGGAGAGGTGACCGGGCCGGAGCGGGAACAGATGGACAGACTGCTTCTTGAGGATCATGAGGCGCTTGACTCCTATATGGCCGCTCTGAATTACTCTACAGTACCGCCGCTGCCTGACGGGGACGCCTTTACCAAGGCGATTATGGACCAGATTACGCCTTATCCGTCTGCAGCAGAGCCCGTAACCAGACAGACAGGCGGCCGGCTTTACAAGATCCTGGGCAATCAATGGGTGCATTACATCGCAGCTGCCTGTATAACAATGCTGTTTATCTCCGCCGGCGTATTTGACCGGATTGCTCCGGGTAATCTGGATGCCGATGCCGGAATAAAGCAGCCTTACAGCGAAAAGATGGTCCAAAAAGCAACGGGATGGCTTAAAGACATCAAGCCTGCCCTCCATAAACCATAAGAAATGAAAGGATGGAATGCCAATGCCGCAGCAACGCAGCAAAATGCTGGCTTTTTTGCTTAATATGGTTCCTGGCCTAGGACACTATTATTACGGAAGCCGGCTGAAGGGGTTTATATACGGATTTATCTTTTTTGGAGGCCTGGGTCTTGCCTTTCTTGCACTCGTTGCGGGAAGTGATGAGGGCCTTGCCGCCTTCTGTCTTTTAGCAGCAGCCGTTCTCTGGTTCATCAGCATGTTCAGTATGGTGATCAGACTGATCCGGGAACCGGATTATCCGCCATACTACCAGCATTATCCCCACACTCAGGGGCACATGCCGGGCGGCCCCGAAGGGCCGCTGGAGCAGCCTGCGTACGGATACCCGCCGCAGGAAGGATATGAATATCCTCAGCAGAATATAGAGCCGCGCCGGGAGAGTGAGCGGTTCTATACCATCCTTCTCTCCTTTGTTCCGGGTCTCGGCCATTTACACTTAGGCCTGCTGCAGCGCGGGTTATCGTTCCTGATCGGGTTCTTCGGCCTTGGCATTATGCTCGTATTTGTAGCCGGCATTACCGGACAGCAGACGTTTCTGATCTTCCTGCTCCTGCTGCCGGTATTGTGGCTGTACTGCATGTTCGATGCCGCCCAGCATGTGAACCGCAAGCAGGCGGGCGAGCTGCTGGAGGACAAAACCATCTTCGAGCAGCTTGAGCACGGCAGCAGCGCCGGCAAAAAAAGCAAGGTCATCGCCACCCTGCTGGCCGCCTTCCCCGGAGCCGGACATATGTATCTGGGGCTGCAAAAAAGAGGCCTCCAGCTGATGCTCATCTTCCTCGGAAGCATCTATATTCTGGATCTGCTGAATCTTTCGCTGTTCCTGTTCTTTATTCCGATTGCCTGGTTTTACAGCTTTTTTGACGGGATGCAGCAGGCCGGCAAATACGGCAGGGAACCTCTCTATGACAGACCGGTCATTGAAGGCTGGACCCGGTATCAGGGCTGGATCGGCGGCGCTCTCCTGTTCCTGGGTGTGTATTACCTGTTCATCCGGGTTGTTGTTCCGGAGCTGGACTTTAGCTACGGCATGTATATTGCCCGGATTCAGTCGTATATGAATACACTGGTCGTTGCCCTGCTGATGATCGGCGGAGGCATCCGGTTATTAACGAATTCACGGAAAAAGAATACCGAAGCGGAGCGGTTTCTCAGAGCGCTGGAGCGCGAAACCGAGGTCCCGCCGGTCCGTGACCGCACTTGATTCCATAAAGCGAAAAGCACGTTCCCGGGTTAACGGGAACGTGCTTTTTGCTGTTCTTACATCTGAGTTGCGCTGTCCGTTCCGGCTGGTGCGGTAGTGCCAGCGTCCGCTGGTGCAGTCGTGCCGGCATCAGCAGGAGCAGTGCTGCCTGCGCTTCCGCGGTCAGGTCTTGTGCCGCCGCCCATTCCGCCCATGCCCTGGGTGGCTTCGGTGACACCGGACTCATTCAGCCAGGTCACACTGCTGGAGAGGTCGAAGCTTACAACGTCTGTGCCGCCGCTGTAAGTACCGCCGGTATACACTCCGTCAACTGCGGTGCCTGTAGAGCTGCCGCCGGTGGAGAGGGTGTACGAGCCGCCTTCTTTCAGGTCAGGCGAGCTGATGACAACCGAGCGGTAGCTCTTTGCTGGTGCAAAGGTTGCAACAGTGTTGCCGTCTTTATCCTTCAGGTTCACCAGCTGTCCGGCTTCCTGAGAATCGGTGAAGGTCATGGCGATGGAGTACTGGCTGGAGGTGTCACCAGGTGCCTGAAGCATACCTGCACTTCCTGCCGCGATCAGATATCCGCCGGTAATTTCAAAGGAACCGTCATAATCCAGTGCGCCGTTGCCGTCATCGGTCGGGCCGTAGACGGTAACAGTACCGCCGCTCATTGTGATTGACCCGTTGGAATCAAGGCCGTCACCAGAAGCATTTACGTTCAATGTGCCGCCGGTAATCGTCAGCATATTACTGCCAGAGCTTGCGAACTGATCCTGGCCGCCTGCAGTTTGTCCGGCATTAGTGTCATTGCCGCCCGCTACGTTGACACCGTCATCAGAAGCCACCACATCAATGTCACCGCCGGAGATGGTGATATTGCCGCCTTCAATTCCTTCATAGCTCTTGTTGATATTCACGGTTCCGCCGGAGATTGCGGTCAGGCCGTCAGCGTGAATACCGTCATCGCCTGCTGTAATCTCGAATTCGCCATCCGTGATCGATACGTTGCTGTTGCTGTGAACGGCATCATCTGCGGAGTCGATGGTGAAGCTGCCGCCGTTAACGGTCAGATCGCCGCCGGCTTTCAAGCCCTTCATGCTGGCTGTTTCTGTCTCAGTAGTGGTTGCGGTGGCGGCAGATGCTGTAGTGCTGCTGTCTGCTGCAGGAGCTGCCGCTGTTCCATTTGCTGCATCGCCTGATGGCATTTCCGGCGGCGTCCCCTGACCGGCTCCTGCATCACCTGCCGGCATGTCCGGCGGTGCTGCCTGTGTTCCGTCCGCTGACGGAGCCTGGCCGCGCATTCCGCCGCCCATTCCGCCTTTGCCGAATCCGCCGCCGCCAAAGCCTCCCTGATCGCCTGTCTTCACTTCCGCGTTGGCACTGCCGCCGCCGGTAACCAGGTTATACGTACCGCCGTCGATGACAAGGGCAGTTTCACCCTGAATGCCGTCGTTGGCAGCTGTGATGTCAAAGGTACCTCCGGCAATGGCGATGAAGCCCTTCTCGGTATCTTCATCATTGGTCGACTTGATGCCGTCGCCCTCTGCCTTAATGGTAATGCTGCCGTCCTGCACAGCTACCAGGTCTTTACCGACCAGGCCGTCATCCGCAGCCTGTACTTCAATGGTGCCGGAGACGATTTTCAGATCATCTTTACTTGTAATCCCGTCGTTGTAGTTACCGGTAACCTTCAGCATGCCTGTACCGTTAATGGTCAGATCGGCCTTGCTGAAAATCGCTGCACCCGGCTCATCCGTAGCGGCATCCGGGTACACATATTTAGCCGCATCTGTTACCGTGTTCACCGTACCGTCTTCCAGCGTCATGATTACCTTGCCGGCTTCCTTAATGTAGACCGGTGCGCTGCTGCTGTTCGTGAGCGTAGCCCCGTTCAGCACGAGATGCACGCTGCTGTCATCCTGAACATCGATGATAATCTGTCCGTCATTCAGTGTTCCGCTCAGCACATAGGTTCCTCCGGCCGTGATCGTTACGGTGCTGCCGGAAGCTGTTGCTCCCGAACCGGTTACCGCAGCAGTGGTGCCGCTAAACGCGATTGTTGTGGCAGTGTCAGCGCTCCAGGCTGTAGTGATATCTTCTTCATCAAAGCTTACGAGGTCCGCTGCTTTCACGCTTGCCAGCTGGACATTTGCGGCAGTTCCGCTTGTAGCGGCTGCTGTAGTTACTGCTGCCGTAGCAGCCGATGATGATGTAGCTGCGTTGTTAGTTGTACCGCAGGCTGACATGACGGCTGCCAATAACAGGACCAGCCCCGCTTTACTTCCCATTATAAATTTACTCATATCTGATCAATCCCTTCCATTCTCGTTTTAGTATTCCGTGGTAGTAGGACTCATGGTCAGCGACAGATCCAGATTGCCGTTCCGGGTGCGGATGGCGTCAAGGAATTCCTTCTGGCTGGTCTGCTCATTCAGGGTAACGCTGTATACCAGCTCGTACAGGCTGCCGAGCTCGGTGGTTCTGATTTTTTTTAGCTCATAAGCGACATTGAACTTATTGAATACTTCAGCAAAGGCTTCTTCGTAGCCCAGGTTTTCGGGAATAGTAACTTTAAGCGTCTTCTGTACTGATTTTCTTACGCCAAAGCCGGTACGGTTCAGCACAACCATGATAATGCAGAGAATGACGGTGAACAGGACCGCGTAGCCGTAAGCGCCGACGCCGCAGGCCAGACCGGATGCCATAGTGAACAGGACAAAGGTGATATCTTTAGGATCGCCGGGGGCACTTCTGAAGCGGATAATCGAGAATGCTCCGGCCAGGCTGAAGGCTCTGGCAACGTTGCTGCCGATCAAGAGAATGATGATGGCTACAATGACCGGCAGCAGCACCATGGTGAGCGTGAAGCTTTGCGAATAGCCGGCCGGGCTTGTTTTCATATAAGTGAAGCTGATCAGCGCACCCAGCGCCAGGGAAATCAGAATCGTCAAGACCGCGTTGCCAAAGGTTAAAGCCGTACTGTCAGAGACGGCGGTGAAGATGGAATCAAGCATACAGGACACTCTCGCTTTCTACTTTGCTGTTTCTCAGCATTTTTTTATATTCGTTGCCGTATTTGGAGAAGCTGGTGCGGTACATCTGGTGCTCGGAGAGCATTTTGGACAGCCAGACCGGAATGGTCTTCTCGGCTTTGACCTCCATCAGCCACTGGCCCGGCTCCATCAGCTGTTCGCCATAGGTGCCATGCTCCATTTTCAGATCACAGCGCCGGCTTCTGATATTCGTATCAAAGGTGATGCGCAGATCGCGGTTATTTTTGCAGAACAGCGCTTTGCGGTCATAGGACAGATACACCATCGGCTTCAAATCGTAGCAGCTCAGGAAGTATTTGATTTCCTCGACCACCTGCTTGTTCATATAGTCTTTGTATTCAGGTGCGATCCCTGTGCGGACAAAATCGTAAGCTTCGTGCAGCTTGAGCGAGGTTCTTCTTTTATTGACCAGGCCGAAGACCTTCTTCTTGATCTCCAGATAGACCTTGGAGTCACCATTCGGAACACCGTAAGCCCGCAGGCGGAGCTTCTCTTTGTATTTCGGCTTGGACAGGCTGTTGCGGATCAGCGTATTGCTCGGTGTGTCGTAGTACAGATTAGTAATGGAATAAAACTCGTGCTGTTTGTTGTAATCATCCGGTTCCATATATTCGAGCAGTTCGTTATAGAGCTTCAGATAGGCTGCATGATCGAACAGGTATTTGTTTTCGTAGCGGTTAAAAACCTCGATAGCCATTGGTATCAGATCCTTTCTTAGTGAAGTGTTTCGTGTGTCTCGCTTGCCTATGAATGTATCTTAGCTGGCGAACCTTTAATGAATCTTAAATGGATTTTACACTGCGTTTATTTTTTTACACTGGCTTTACAAAGGTTCCGGCGCGGCAAAAACACCTCCCGTCTATAGTAGAAGCTTTAAATTTCGCCTTCACGGTTAAGGTTGGTTAAAGGTAATCTTGCTATAATGGCGTAAGTTACAACAGACACTAGCTAACCAGGGGATGATAGACCTATGAGAATATTAATTGTGGAGGATGAGGTGCATCTGGCCGAGGCCGTGACCCAAATCCTGAAAAAGCATAACTATTCCGCAGACGCCGTGCATGACGGCAGAACGGGGCTCGATTACGCACTGAGCGGGATTTATGATCTGCTGCTGCTCGATATTATGATGCCGGAAATGGATGGAATCAGCCTGCTGCGGGCCTTGCGCAAAAAAAGCATTCCAACCCCCGTCATCTTCCTGACCGCCAAAGGCGATACAACCGACATGGTGACAGGGCTCGACTACGGGGCTGATGACTATATTGCCAAGCCGTTTTCATCGGAGGAGCTGCTGGCGAGAATCCGGGCGGTGCTGCGCCGCAAAGGCGAGGTGCTGCCGGATGATGCGCTGAAATACGGGGATCTGGAGCTGAATACGACGAACCTGAAGCTGATGGTGGGCGGCAAGGAAATGAAGCTGAATCTGAAGGAAAGCGAGCTGCTGGAGCTGCTGATGGTCCGCAAGCAGTCCGTCACCTCGAAGGAGCAGATTATTGAGAAGCTGTGGGGCTTTGACTCTGAGGCTGAGCATAACAACGTGGAGGTCTATATTTCTTTTCTGCGTAAAAAGCTTACGTTCCTCGGCGCTTCCACACGCATCAGCACAATCCGTAATGTGGGCTATGTATTAGAGGTGAACGCCTGATGTTCAAAAAGCTCAGAAACCGCTTCCTGATCGTCAACCTGGTGACCATTTCTGTAATGATGCTGGTTGCCTTCGCTACTATATATATTATTAACTACTTGAATGTTCAGAATGATATCCGTATGGATCTGCAGCGGATTACCGAGGCTTTCCAGAAGCCGGGCAGCGGCGAGCACCGCGGCGGGATGGACGACGGACTGGGCGAAGGCATCGGCAGCGCGCCGGAAAGTGCCATAGACAATGGAACACAGCGCCAGGATATTGGCGGCGGCACCTTCGGGCGAATGGGCGGAAGTCCGCCTCCGGAGCGCTCGATCTCTTTCATGATTCAGACGGATAATGACTGGAAGCAGACCGGTACGCCAGTCTCACAGCTCAGCATGGATGATGAATTCTATGCCCAGGCGCTGCATGAAGCCGCCGGTACGGACAAAACGACCGGAAGATTCGAGCTGGACGGCAGCCTCTGGGCTTTTGAAGTCAAGCAGACTGCTGACGGGCATATGCTGGTCTTCCTGGACATTACCTCCCAGCAAAAGATTCTCACAAACCTGATCTATATCTTTACTGTTGTCGGTATCATCATGCTGATCATCCTCTTCTTTATCAGCCGGTATTTTGCAAACCGCTCGATCAAGCCGGTACAGGAAGCCTTCGACAAGCAGAAGCAGTTCATCGCCGATGCCTCGCATGAGCTGAAAACGCCGCTGGCCATCATTAATACGAATACGGATGTGCTGCTCTCTAATCCCGAAGATACTATTCTGGAGCAGTCCAAATGGCTGCACTATATCAAATCGGAGACAGAGCGGATGGCCAAGCTGACGAATGATCTGCTCTACCTGACGGAAATGGATGACTCCCGCACCGGGATGATTCATGCCCCCTTCAACATCAGCGAAGCGGTGGAAAATATCATCCTGACGATGGAAGCCGTCATCTTCGAGAAAAATGTGGCGCTGGAGTATGACATCGAGCCTAATCTGACCGTGCACGGCAACAGCGAGCAGATCAAGCAGGTCGTCATGATTCTGCTGGACAATGCCGTCAAGTACACCGGGCCGAAGGGTGAGGTGACCCTGTCTCTGCGCAAGCAGCATAACGACGTGCTGCTGTCCGTCACCAATACCGGCGAGGGCATCGCCGCCGAGCATCTGACCCGGATCTTCGACCGGTTCTACCGCACCGATACCTCCCGCGCCCGCAAGCAGGGCGGCTACGGCCTTGGACTCGCAATCGCGAAGTCGATCGTCGAGCAGCAGCATAAGGGCAAGCTGTATGCCAAAAGCACGGTCGGGGAATCAACTACGTTTTATGTGCAGCTGTCTTAATTAATTGAAATTTTAGATAAACGGCTGAAACCCGGCAGAGGATACCTCCGTATCAGAGTTATTACCGATAAGGAGGAGATTCACAGCAATGTCCATGTTCAAAAGAATGCTCGCAAGCGCCGGAATCGGTGCCGCTGAAGTGAACCTCATGCTTCACCAGGATGCAGTAAAAGCCGGTGATACACTCAGCGGGATTGTCCGCATTCAGGGCGGCCGTGTGGATCAGAAGGTTGACGATGTTTATGCCTTCGTCAAGACACGCTACGTGAAGGAAAATGATAATTCCAAGAGCGAAGCAGAGGCGACGATTGCCAGATTCCTGCTGGCTTCCGGGTTCACCGTAGAGGCAGAAAAGGTCTATGAGTTTCCCGTATCCTTTCAGCTTCCCGCAATCACTCCTGTAACGATGGGCAGAACGCCTGTATGGATTCATACCGGACTTGATATCAAAGAAGCACTGGACCCGAAGGACGAGGACTACCTCAAGGTGCTGCCTCATCCGCACTCGGCAATTGTTCTGGATGCCGCGGCCCAGCTCGGCTTCCGGCTCCGCGAGGTCAGCTGTGAATATGCTCCTCATTACGGCCAAAGAAATGGGCTCCCCTTCGTCCAGGAATTTGAATTTCAGCCTTCCAGCCAGTTCCGCGGCCGGCTGGATGAGCTGGAGATTATGTTTTACCCGCATGAGGAGGGCGTTGAGCTGCTGCTGCAGATTGACCGCAAGGCCCGCGGCTTATCCGGGCTGCTGGCCGAAGCGCTTGATGCCGACGAGAAATTTGTCAGGCTGCGCCTGGACCGTACCCACCTGGAAGCAGGCACCGGCCATATTGCCAATCAGCTGCTTAACACGATCAACAAGTACGCGTAACAGAAAACGGCTGGACGGAATGATACTCCGTCCAGCCGTTTTTTTTAATATATGGCATGCCTCTTAATTTATAACCCTTGTTTGCAGCAGTTCCTTCAGATAGCTGCTTAACGTACCGGCTGCCTGCTCGTGGGCTGATATGCCCGGATGGCTTCGTGCCCCGGCACTTTCCGGTGTCATATTGGGCAGCTCGCAGACAGAGACCCTCTTGTCTTCCGACTTGCTTACATAGCTGTCCACCGCGCGGCGGATCGCCGGCATCATCGGAACGCCCAGCATTCCATAGGCCCAGACCAGATGCGCCTGCGGATTGTGGTGTCTGAGCTTCACCAGAAAATCTTCTGCTGCCTGCTCAAAAGCCTCCAGATCGCACTCATTAAAGGAGCCGTCTTCGTTCAGCCGCTGTTTATAGATTTTGCCGCTTACCGGGTCCTTCCAGTCAGGCGAGTAAAACGCGCCGCCGTCGTTGGTACCCAGATTAATGACCACTGCATCCGGCTGCCAGGCCGCAAAATCATTGGCCTCCAGCGCTCCGAGTGCTTCATTGCGCTGACCGCCAAGCAGGCCGCACACCTGGCTGTAATACATAGGGATATTACGTCCGGGATTATTGTCCCAGCTGGTCAGTACTCCCCAGCCGCTCTGGGAAATGACCCGGTAGTCCGCGTCCAGCGCCCCGGCCGTCATAGCGGTATAATTGCCGGTTGCGCTGAACCACATCGGAATCCAGTCTTCTTCGGCCTGGGCGCCGACGACGCCTTCACCCGAAGTAATGCTGTCCCCGATGAATTCCAGCTTCAGCGGTTTATCTGCCACCGGCAGAAACTCCCCGTCACACCTCACTGCATGGATCTGCAGCAGACAGCCCGGGTCATCGCTCATTGCCTGCAGCTCCTTAACGATCTTTACGTTCTTCACTGCCTGTTCATTCATGCCTCTGAAGACGCAGATCCAGTGTCTGCCTGCGGTTACCATCTGTCTGCTGACAGGAACACCGTTGATGACGATGCTGATCCACGGCTCATACGTGTCGTAATCAGCTTCTGCCTCGATCCACAGCTCTGATCCCCTGATATTGAATTCAAGCGCGCTGCCTGTCCAGAACAGCGTCAGGGGAGCAACGCTCCCCGTTGTTCTGCCATGAACCTTGAGATGTGCAACCTCAGACAACGCTGCGGCCTGCAGCTTCCCGTTCATTCTCATTGTTATGCTCCTCCCGGCTTTCTCCCAAGATCAACTATCCTTGCTTGATTGGTGCCGCCAGTACAATCTGCCCTCTGGGTGCTTCTCCGCCGCTGTCCGGCTCCAGTGTAATGGCAACAGTATCATATTGCTGCGGATCAAAGGTGTAATACAGCGCCCCGTTGCCGCCCTGTGATAAGAAGGTGCCCGCATTCTGCGGAGTATCCCCTTTAATCAGCCAAACCTGGTAGACCTCAGTACCGGTAAGCTCCGGCAGCCCTTCGGCCTGGACAACGAGATGCGTACCGCTGCTGTCGGAAGTGATGGTTGCCAAACCTTTGGTTGCAGATTCAACTGCTGCCGGACTCAGTACAACCGACTCCTCCACTTTAAGTTCCTGCAGCGGTCCTGAGCTGACTGCCGCCTGGCGCTGCAGCTGATCGATATCCTGGCGCAGCTGGCTTGTATAGATAAGCAAAACAACAACTGCTGCAGCAAGCCCTGCACTCAGATACCGCAGCACCGGCTTCTTGGAGGGAACCGGTACAGCCTTCACTTCACTTTCCTGCTCCTCCCGGACCGGAATCGCCGCAGGCACCTCGCCTACAGGCTTTTGAACCTTCTGAGCGGGAGCCTCGGCCTCCAATACCCGGGATAAAATGCGCTTCTTCATGCCTGTCGGCGGTTCCGCAGGCTCAGAGGCAAGAGGGAGCAGCTCAATTACCTGGCGGTATTCTTTTACCAGCTTCTCGCATTCAGGGCATTCCTGTAAATGAACCCCGAACTGCTCCATTTCATCGTCCTGCAGTGCACCAAGTGCATATAATTCAGCCCATTCACACAAATCTGTATTCTCCTCAGTCATGAGCCTGATCCCTCCTTCCCCAGTGGATTAACCGTTTCTGCAGCTGCTTCATGGCCAGCCTCACCCTGCTCTTAACCGTACCCAGCGGAACAGCCACGTGATAAGCTACCTCCTGCTGCGTAAGGCCCTGATAATAGATCAGATCCACTACCTGCTGCTGGTCCCTGCTCAGTTCAAGCAGGGCTTCTCTGACCAGCTCCCCTGCCATCAGCATTTCTACCATTTCCTCCGTCATCACTCCGGTATCACGGAGCTGCTGCACTTCCTCAGCATCGGCGGATTGCTGCGGCGGCCGTGTATTATTTTTACGCAGCTGGTCAAGCGCAATGTTCCGTGTAACCGTAAACATCCAGGTAGACAGCTTGCCCTTAGTGGAGTCATACTGCTCCGCGTTCTTCCAGATCCGCATAAATAATTCCTGCATCACTTCCTCTGCCGCCATTGAATCCTTCACAATCCGGTAAGCAAAGCTGTAAACCATCTGCTCATACCGGTCGTAGAGTATTTCGAGGGCATCCGGGTCCTTTTGCCTGATGCTCTTCATTAATTGTACGTCGTCAGCGGCTTCGCTCAATTGTTACCCCCCATTTCCCCAGCGTAGTTGGATGATGAATATTTAAAATTTTATTCTCTAAAAGTGATCCAACTTTAGAATACTTACGTTCCACTGAGTATAACCGCTTTTGATTAGCGGCTCAACTTTGAATGAAGGAGTGAACTGAATGAAAAAGCTACACAGTAAGCTGGCCATCCTGATGCTCTGTCTGAGTTTATTTGTACCTGCACTAGCAAACGCCCATGAAGTAGATACCAATGGTGCTGCACCTAACCTGCAGGCTGCGCTGGGTGAACTGCTGGGTGAGCATGCTCTGCTGGCCGTCATTGCCATGCAAAAGGGCTACGACGGCGCAGCGGATTTTAATGATGCTGCAGCCGCACTCGGCAAGAACACAGATGATCTCTCAGCCGCTATCGCTTCCGTATACGGCAGTGCCGCCGGTGAAGCGTTCAAGCCGATCTGGTCCTCCCATATCGGATATTTTGTAGATTATGTGAAAGCGACTGCTGCCGAGGATGAAGCCGGACGGCAAAAAGCAGTTGCTGATCTGGATAACTACCGGATGAAGCAGGCAGAGTTCTT contains these protein-coding regions:
- a CDS encoding anti-sigma factor, producing MTEENTDLCEWAELYALGALQDDEMEQFGVHLQECPECEKLVKEYRQVIELLPLASEPAEPPTGMKKRILSRVLEAEAPAQKVQKPVGEVPAAIPVREEQESEVKAVPVPSKKPVLRYLSAGLAAAVVVLLIYTSQLRQDIDQLQRQAAVSSGPLQELKVEESVVLSPAAVESATKGLATITSDSSGTHLVVQAEGLPELTGTEVYQVWLIKGDTPQNAGTFLSQGGNGALYYTFDPQQYDTVAITLEPDSGGEAPRGQIVLAAPIKQG
- a CDS encoding sigma-70 family RNA polymerase sigma factor, with product MSEAADDVQLMKSIRQKDPDALEILYDRYEQMVYSFAYRIVKDSMAAEEVMQELFMRIWKNAEQYDSTKGKLSTWMFTVTRNIALDQLRKNNTRPPQQSADAEEVQQLRDTGVMTEEMVEMLMAGELVREALLELSRDQQQVVDLIYYQGLTQQEVAYHVAVPLGTVKSRVRLAMKQLQKRLIHWGRRDQAHD